A genomic segment from Nicotiana tabacum cultivar K326 chromosome 9, ASM71507v2, whole genome shotgun sequence encodes:
- the LOC142164022 gene encoding uncharacterized protein LOC142164022, whose amino-acid sequence MKRRIQKDLDEVNSTKVLWSDVVEVKDDQLGKTKTTEDKVKKDKKPSSPGDRLVTPGLKPGSPGVRLATPRLNPGSPSFRLATPGLKPGSPDEAAIIRDDIVGSDQILGNGKDGDVTRTVLSEQTTTLTPGVGSVYELQFKEYEQADERAIVPRASGETEEVPIESGTDQIMQLHLNVPLKTPQQHLHDLVTHNVTPIDEDLLRQNPMEDEGDDESTAENFKQVAREGDLSPTASAKRAMERLDLWDHLYYLARDMELPWLVGGDFNVILNEDEKIEGLLVHPPEYEDFAFCVNSCSLFEQGYKGSPFTWWNGRSNADCIFKRLDRIFVNLPFQNMLPTIEVEYLIRTGSDHTPLLMTCGVQTTNFVKPFIFLNFWAKHAIFMDVSREIFGDIFKQLAILEDIVRVNEMLFEEEPTTENRIVLQKTQYELKKYLSIEEQYWKKKSGMTWFAEGDRNTSFFHNHVNDKRKKLQLKRIKSGSGVWIENHEQLATAAVDFYQKQLPTIEEVRAAVFELSGESASGLDGFTGLFYQTCWDVIGADIHNMVLYFYGGVAFPKSITHTNLVLLPKKPRVETFSDLRPISLSNFINKVLPRVLHDRLESFLPSLITHNQFGFVKGRSIFENILLTQEIITDIRLRGKPANVVIKLDMAKAYDRVSWKYLLHVLRKMGFSEHFINMVWNLMSNKWYSVLVNGQSSGFFKSTRGVKQGDPLSPALFILSAEVLSRSLNKLFEDKSFVGFGMPKWSDPLNHLAYADDTIIFASAHPPSLSKIMAVLGNYEKISGQMINKYKSSYYMHSKVANGLFQEVGAITRFARGKFPFTYLGCPIFYTRRRKDYYEDLIKKVKAKLHSWKGKLLLFGGKATLISSVLQNMPVHMLSVLDPPNIILGHLHKTFARFFWSTKE is encoded by the exons ATGAAAAG AAGAATACAGAAGGATCTTGATGAGGTAAACTCTACAAAGGTCTTATGGAGCGATGTAGTTGAGGTTAAGGATGATCAGCTGGGCAAAACTAAGACAACAGAAGACAAGGTGAAGAAGGATAAAAAGCCAAGCTCACCTGGCGATAGGTTGGTGACGCCAGGCCTAAAGCCAGGCTCaccaggcgttaggctggcgacgccaagGCTAAATCCAGGCTCCCCAAGctttaggctggcgacgccaggcctaaagCCGGGTTCACCTGATGAAGCAGCTATA ATTAGGGATGATATAGTGGGTTCAGACCAAATTTTAGGCAATGGGAAGGATGGTGATGTCACTAGAACAGTGCTTTCAGAGCAGACTACTACATTAACTCCTGGGGTGGGCAGTGTCTATGAGCTACAATTCAAAGAGTATGAACAGGCTGATGAGCGGGCAATTGTTCCAAGAGCATCTGGGGAAACAGAGGAAGTGCCTATAGAATCTGGCACTGATCAAATTATGCAGCTACATCTTAATGTGCCACTTAAGACTCCTCAACAACATTTACATGATTTAGTTACACACAATGTGACACCAATTGATGAAGACTTATTGAGACAAAATCCAATGGAGGATGAGGGAGATGATGAATCAACTGCAGAAAACTTCAAACAAGTGGCTAGGGAAGGGGATTTATCACCCACAGCTAGTGCTAAAAGAg CAATGGAGAGGTTGGATTTGTGGGATCACTTGTATTACTTAGCAAGAGATATGGAATTACCATGGTtggtaggaggggatttcaatgtgaTATTGAATGAAGATGAGAAAATAGAGGGACTTCTAGTACACCCTCCTGAATATGAGGATTTTGCATTTTGTGTAAACTCTTGTAGTTTGTTTGAGCAAGGGTACAAAGGAAGTCCAttcacatggtggaatgggagatcTAATGCTGACTGTATATTCAAGAGATTGGATAGGATTTTTGTGAACTTGCCATTTCAGAACATGTTGCCAACTATTGAAGTTGAGTATCTAATCAGAACTGGATCAGATCATACACCATTGCTAATGACATGTGGGGTGCAGACAACCAATTTTGTCAAGCCTTTCATATTCTTGAACTTTTGGGCAAAGCATGCTATATTTATGGATGTG AGTAGGGAAATATTTGGTGATATCTTCAAGCAATTGGCTATTTTGGAGGACATTGTTAGGGTGAATGAGATGTTGTTTGAAGAAGAGCCTACAACTGAGAATAGGATTGTGCTTCAAAAGACTCAATATGAATTGAAGAAATACTTGAGTATTGAGGAGCAGTATTGGAAGAAAAAATCTGGGATGACTTGGTTTGCTGAAGGAGATAGGAATACAAGTTTCTTTCACAATCATGTCAAtgacaaaagaaagaaattaCAACTGAAGAGGATCAAAAGTGGCAGTGGGGTATGGATTGAAAACCATGAGCAATTGGCTACAGCTGCAGTGGACTTCTATCAGAAACA ATTGCCAACAATTGAAGAAGTAAGGGCAGCAGTTTTTGAGCTTAGTGGGGAGAGTGCTAGTGGTCTTGATGGATTCACTGGCTTGTTTTATCAAacatgctgggatgttattggtgCTGATATACACAACATGGTGCTATACTTTTATGGAGGAGTTGCATTTCCTAAATCCATCACTCACACCAATCTAGTGTTGCTACCCAAGAAACCTAGAGTTGAGACATTCTCTGACTTAAGACCTATTAGTTTGAGCAACTTCATTAACAAGGTCTTGCCTAGGGTGTTACATGACAGATTGGAGAGTTTTTTGCCATCTCTAATAACTCATAATCAATTCGGATTCGTAAAGGGTAGGAGTATATTTGAAAACATCTTATTGACTCAAGAAATTATCACTGACATAAGGTTAAGGGGAAAGCCAGCTAATGTGGTGATCAAGCTTGATATGGCTAAGGCCTATGATAGGGTTTCATGGAAGTACTTATTGCATGTGCTAAGGAAGATGGGATTTTCTGAACACTTCATTAACATGGTGTGGAACTTGATGTCAAATAAATGGTATTCAGTATTGGTGAATGGGCAGTCCTCAGGGTTCTTTAAGTCGACAAGGGGTGTGAAACAAGGGGATCCCTTATCTCCAGCATTATTCATTCTGTCAGCTGAGGTACTTTCAAGGTCTTTGAATAAGCTCTTTGAAGACAAGTCATTTGTGGGATTTGGAATGCCTAAGTGGTCTGATCCTTTAAACCACTTGGCATATGCTGATGATACGATAATATTTGCATCTGCTCATCCTCCCTCTTTGAGCAAGATTATGGCAGTGTTGGGGAACTATGAGAAGATATCAGGTCAGATGATCAACAAATATAAGAGTTCATACTACATGCATTCAAAGGTTGCTAATGGATTGTTTCAGGAAGTTGGAGCTATTACAAGATTTGCAAGAGGTAAATTCCCCTTTACATATCTAGGGTGTCCTATTTTTTACACTAGAAGGAGGAAGGACTATTATGAGGAtcttatcaagaaggtgaaggctaAATTGCATTCATGGAAAGGAAAGTTGCTGTTATTTGGAGGAAAGGCAACACTCATCTCTAGTGTGTTGCAAAATATGCCAGTTCACATGTTATCAGTCCTTGATCCACCAAACATCATCCTGGGGCATCTACATAAGACTTTTGCTAGGTTCTTTTGGAGCACAAAGGAATAA
- the LOC107819934 gene encoding actin-depolymerizing factor 7-like, whose protein sequence is MANAASGMAVLDECKLKFLELKAKRNYRFIVFKIEGQQVVVEKLGNPEENYDDFTNSLPADECRYAVFDLDFITTENCQKSKIFFIAWSPDTSKVRMKMVYASSKDRFKRELDGIQVELQATDPSEMSFDIIKSRAL, encoded by the exons ATG GCAAATGCTGCGTCTGGAATGGCTGTGCTAGACGAGTGTAAGCTGAAGTTCTTGGAATTAAAAGCAAAGAGAAACTACAGGTTCATAGTATTCAAGATTGAGGGCCAACAAGTCGTTGTGGAGAAGCTTGGAAATCCTGAGGAAAACTATGATGATTTCACTAACTCTCTGCCTGCCGATGAGTGCCGCTATGCTGTCTTTGATTTAGACTTCATAACTACTGAAAATTGCCAGAAAAGCAAGATTTTCTTCATTGCTTG GTCACCTGACACATCAAAGGTGAGGATGAAGATGGTGTATGCAAGCTCAAAGGATAGATTCAAGAGAGAACTTGATGGAATTCAAGTCGAATTGCAAGCAACGGATCCCAGTGAAATGAGCTTTGACATTATAAAGTCACGAGCACTTTGA
- the LOC107819933 gene encoding uncharacterized protein LOC107819933 produces the protein MEGQQRSGHAYEDVTHHSGDERDGKNPVHGQGKVEDEGAQGTKIGLPTVLDDDPNAPKDRPEDKSSSNYQSKVTDPTGDNREEAGTTPLVQSFEKMSVNEGIRAEKGAGEEEGKSKATDNYKGVSMKKYLAEKFKPGEEDKALSEVIAGTLSKHKDKTEGTDQEEEAKPTGKVKVSEEVTKQTAGPTDEHGIAAAEGSGKSIVGRIKGVASSWFGKGTGKPAAQTSTVSDGN, from the exons ATGGAGGGACAGCAACGCAGTGGCCATGCTTATGAAGATGTTACTCACCACTCAG GGGATGAAAGAGATGGTAAAAATCCGGTTCACGGCCAAGGGAAAGTAGAAGATGAAGGAGCGCAGGGAACCAAAATAGGACTTCCAACAGTGTTAGACGATGACCCTAATGCACCAAAAGATCGCCCTGAGGACAAATCTTCTTCTAATTATCAGAGCAAAGTCACTGATCCTACAGGCGACA ATAGGGAGGAGGCGGGAACTACTCCACTAGTTCAGTCATTCGAGAAAATGAGTGTGAATGAAGGAATAAGGGCAGAGAAAGGAGCAGGGGAAGAAGAGGGGAAGAGTAAAGCAACTGATAATTATAAAGGAGTGTCAATGAAGAAGTACTTGGCAGAGAAATTTAAGCCCGGAGAAGAAGATAAGGCACTTTCTGAGGTGATCGCAGGCACACTTTCAAAACATAAGGATAAAACAGAGGGAACAGATCAGGAGGAGGAGGCAAAGCCAACAGGGAAGGTAAAGGTATCAGAGGAAGTAACCAAACAAACAGCTGGACCTACAGATGAACATGGGATTGCTGCTGCTGAAGGTTCAGGAAAGAGTATTGTAGGTAGGATTAAAGGTGTTGCTAGTTCGTGGTTTGGCAAAGGTACTGGAAAACCAGCAGCACAGACTTCTACCGTCTCAGATGGTAATTAA